TGATGCACACGAAGGCTATGGATTTCCGATAGGCGGAGTTGCTGCATTCGACGAAAAGGAAGGCGGCATCATTTCTCCGGGCGGAATCGGTTACGACATCAACTGCGGCGTGCGGCTTGTTTCAACAAACATGACGCGCGAATCTGCAAAATCAAAAATAAGCGATCTTCTGAATCTTGTCCAGAAAAACGTTCCTGCCGGCGTCGGAAGCTCCGGGAAAATAAGGGCCACGCGCGAGGAATTAAACGACGTGCTTTTCAAAGGCGCACGATGGGCAATCGAGCACGGCTACGGCTGGAAAGAAGACTTGGAACGCCATGAAGAGAACGGCGAGATGAAAGTATCCGAGCACTACATCACAGCAGACGCGATAAAAAGAGGCATGCCTCAGCTCGGTTCTTTAGGCTCCGGAAATCATTTTCTTGAACTGCAGTATGTCGAGGAAATTTATAACGAAAAAGCAGCAAAGGCTTTCGGCGTTTCAAAAAACCAGTTGTGCGTAATGATTCATTGCGGCTCAAGAGGCCTTGGGCACCAAATATGCTCGGACTACCTTCGCGAAATGGAAAAAAGCTTCGGCCAGGATATTTCAAAACTGCCTGACAGGGAATTGATTTACGCGCCCCTTGATTCTGAACTCGGGAAAAAATACTATAACGCCATGTCTGCAGCAGCCAATTTCGCATGGGCAAACAGGCAGATGATAATGCATTGGGTACGCGAAAGCTTTGCAGGAATACTCAAATCAACGCCAGAAGACCTTGAAATGAAGCTGGTGTATGATGTGGCCCACAATATCGCGAAATTCGAAGAGCATGAAATCGACGGAAAGAAAAAAACATTATGCATACATAGAAAAGGCGCGACACGAAGCTTTGGCCCGGGAAGAATCGAAATTCCTGCGATATATCGAAAAATCGGGCAGCCAGTGATTATTCCGGGCTCAATGGGAACTTCATCTTATCTTCTTTCAGGAACAACGCAAGCTGAGCACGTAACTTTTGGCTCGACAGCGCACGGAGCAGGGCGCGTAATGTCAAGAGGCGATGCGCTTCGGAGATTCCGAGGCGAAGATGTGCGAGACAATCTCCTAAAACAGAATATTCAATTGCGCGCAAGCGGCGGATGGAAAGGCATTGCTGAAGAAGCGCCAGAAGTCTACAAAGATATTGACGAAGTGGTACGAGTTTCAAATGTTGCAGGCATAGGAACGCTTGTCGCAAAACTGAAACCAATGGGAGTTATCAAAGGTTAATTAAAGTCAATCAAAGGTTTGTCCATGTTCACAATAATAACCGGCGCGCAATTTGGAGACGAAGGCAAAGGTAAAATCGTGGATATGCTTGCTTCCGAATACGACATTATCGCCCGATTTCAGGGCGGCGACAATGCCGGACATACTGTTGTCACAGATGGAAAAACATACAAGCTGCACCTAATCCCTTCTGGAGTTCTGTATGACAAACGTCTTCTGATAGGTCCCGGCACTGTAATGAACCCCATAACATTGATGGATGAAATCAATATGCTCGCAGAATGCGGCATAGATGCGC
This Nanoarchaeota archaeon DNA region includes the following protein-coding sequences:
- a CDS encoding RtcB family protein gives rise to the protein MKLTRINDFSYMVEKEGKMNVPAVIFASDTLMEKIKLDNTLRQAMNVACLPGIQKHSLTMPDAHEGYGFPIGGVAAFDEKEGGIISPGGIGYDINCGVRLVSTNMTRESAKSKISDLLNLVQKNVPAGVGSSGKIRATREELNDVLFKGARWAIEHGYGWKEDLERHEENGEMKVSEHYITADAIKRGMPQLGSLGSGNHFLELQYVEEIYNEKAAKAFGVSKNQLCVMIHCGSRGLGHQICSDYLREMEKSFGQDISKLPDRELIYAPLDSELGKKYYNAMSAAANFAWANRQMIMHWVRESFAGILKSTPEDLEMKLVYDVAHNIAKFEEHEIDGKKKTLCIHRKGATRSFGPGRIEIPAIYRKIGQPVIIPGSMGTSSYLLSGTTQAEHVTFGSTAHGAGRVMSRGDALRRFRGEDVRDNLLKQNIQLRASGGWKGIAEEAPEVYKDIDEVVRVSNVAGIGTLVAKLKPMGVIKG